Proteins encoded within one genomic window of Sphingomonas sp. G-3-2-10:
- a CDS encoding DUF6127 family protein, producing MSEGAILAQLIGQAASEGAEIATLRAIAEEAGELGAQRALARLGLEDVGAGKDMAELRELLAAWRDAKRSVAKEVLAWGLRLGLALVLVGLAARLGFWGWMR from the coding sequence GTGAGCGAGGGGGCGATCCTGGCGCAACTGATCGGGCAGGCTGCAAGCGAAGGGGCGGAGATCGCCACCTTGCGCGCGATCGCCGAGGAAGCGGGGGAGTTGGGCGCGCAGCGAGCGCTGGCCCGGCTGGGGCTGGAGGATGTCGGCGCGGGCAAGGACATGGCCGAGCTGCGCGAGCTGCTGGCGGCGTGGCGCGATGCGAAGCGATCCGTGGCGAAGGAAGTGCTCGCCTGGGGTTTGAGGCTGGGGCTGGCGCTGGTGCTGGTCGGGCTCGCGGCGCGGCTGGGGTTCTGGGGATGGATGAGATGA
- a CDS encoding phage portal protein, with product MKWFGRKAGREGSRPALSRQGTVTAFGDWPRNYEAQVRDAYLVNPVAQRAVKLVSEGAGSAPLNASDPALVALVAARNGGQGLIGTVAAQLLLHGNAYVQLLSDSEGRVTELFALRPERVTVEPDAGGWPVAYRYRVGEHVMRLAAEDPGGRPAVVHLKAFNPVDDHYGLGCLGAAAGAVAIHNSATRWNKALLDNAARPSGALVFDPGDGSAMAPDQFARVRAEMEAGFAGAANAGRPMLLEGGLKWQAMSLTPADMDFVGLKAAAAREIALAFGVPPMLIGLPGDNSYANYREANRALWRLAILPLAETILTGLAQGLSGWFPDAMLAIDLDRVPALAEDRERLWRQVSAADFLSPEEKRAMVGPSGVRS from the coding sequence ATGAAATGGTTCGGTCGGAAGGCCGGGCGCGAGGGATCGCGTCCGGCGCTGTCGCGTCAGGGGACGGTGACGGCATTTGGCGACTGGCCGCGCAACTATGAAGCGCAGGTCAGGGATGCCTATTTGGTAAATCCTGTGGCGCAACGTGCGGTAAAACTGGTTAGTGAAGGCGCGGGAAGCGCACCACTGAACGCAAGCGATCCGGCGCTGGTGGCGCTGGTGGCGGCGCGGAACGGCGGACAGGGGCTGATCGGGACGGTGGCCGCGCAGTTGCTGTTGCACGGCAATGCCTATGTCCAGTTGCTGAGCGACAGCGAGGGGCGGGTGACCGAGCTGTTCGCACTGCGGCCCGAGCGAGTGACGGTGGAGCCCGATGCGGGCGGCTGGCCGGTGGCGTACCGCTATCGCGTGGGCGAGCATGTGATGCGGCTGGCGGCGGAGGATCCGGGCGGGCGGCCGGCGGTGGTCCACCTCAAGGCGTTCAATCCCGTGGACGACCATTATGGCCTAGGCTGCCTGGGCGCGGCGGCGGGCGCGGTGGCGATCCACAACAGCGCGACGCGATGGAACAAGGCGCTGCTCGACAATGCGGCGCGGCCGAGCGGGGCTTTGGTGTTCGATCCGGGCGACGGTTCGGCGATGGCACCCGACCAGTTCGCGCGGGTGCGGGCGGAGATGGAGGCGGGCTTTGCCGGGGCGGCCAATGCGGGCCGGCCGATGCTGCTGGAAGGCGGGCTGAAATGGCAGGCGATGAGCCTGACCCCGGCGGACATGGACTTTGTCGGGCTGAAAGCGGCGGCGGCGCGCGAGATCGCGCTGGCCTTTGGTGTGCCGCCGATGCTGATCGGGCTGCCGGGGGACAATAGCTATGCGAATTATCGCGAAGCGAACCGGGCGCTGTGGCGGCTGGCGATCCTGCCGCTGGCGGAGACGATCCTGACGGGCCTCGCACAGGGGCTGAGCGGCTGGTTTCCGGACGCGATGCTGGCGATCGACCTCGACCGGGTGCCCGCGCTGGCCGAGGATCGCGAGCGGCTGTGGCGGCAGGTGAGCGCGGCGGATTTCCTCAGTCCCGAGGAAAAGCGGGCGATGGTGGGGCCATCGGGAGTGCGGTCGTGA
- a CDS encoding spermidine synthase produces the protein MTPRELIDTADVPGGEPLRLFRRGSDHMIVLERNELMNSRMSGSEEALAVMTIERLGEKAPHLLIGGYGMGFTLRAALGVLGKDARVTVAELVPKIIEWAKGPMVELTAGCLDDPRVAVDIDDVGAVIRRGRASYDAILLDVDNGPDGLTRPGNDGLYGMRGLEAARMALTPGGILAVWSAAPDAKFARRMKDADFAVEEVGVRARSNGKGPRHVIWFGVKR, from the coding sequence ATGACCCCGCGCGAACTGATCGATACCGCCGACGTGCCGGGCGGCGAGCCGCTGCGGCTGTTTCGCCGCGGGAGCGATCACATGATCGTGCTCGAGCGCAACGAGCTTATGAACAGCCGGATGAGCGGTTCGGAGGAAGCGCTGGCGGTGATGACGATCGAGCGGCTGGGCGAGAAGGCGCCGCATCTGCTGATCGGCGGTTACGGGATGGGCTTTACCCTGCGCGCGGCGCTGGGGGTGCTGGGCAAGGATGCGCGGGTGACCGTGGCAGAGCTGGTGCCCAAGATCATCGAATGGGCCAAGGGGCCGATGGTCGAACTGACAGCGGGGTGCCTCGACGATCCTCGCGTCGCGGTGGACATCGACGATGTCGGTGCGGTGATCCGGCGCGGACGGGCGAGCTATGACGCAATCCTGCTCGACGTGGACAATGGGCCGGATGGCCTCACCCGGCCGGGCAATGACGGGCTGTACGGGATGCGCGGGCTGGAAGCGGCGCGGATGGCGCTGACGCCGGGCGGGATCCTGGCGGTGTGGTCTGCCGCGCCCGATGCGAAGTTCGCGCGGCGGATGAAGGATGCCGACTTCGCGGTGGAGGAAGTCGGCGTGCGGGCGCGGAGCAACGGCAAGGGGCCGCGGCACGTGATCTGGTTTGGGGTGAAGCGTTAG